One segment of Pyrococcus sp. ST04 DNA contains the following:
- a CDS encoding family 4A encapsulin nanocompartment shell protein has product MTARGDLIRILGEIEEKVNELKMEGFDPDVVLFGRDAYNFFSRILKQETNEEGPITEVSGLKIDVVSYLGGDAVVIDSKMLGLAPGAAKRIRVIR; this is encoded by the coding sequence ATGACAGCAAGGGGAGATTTAATTAGAATTCTCGGGGAAATTGAAGAGAAAGTCAATGAACTGAAAATGGAGGGCTTTGATCCAGACGTAGTGCTGTTTGGAAGAGATGCCTACAACTTTTTCTCTCGGATTCTTAAGCAGGAAACTAATGAAGAAGGACCAATAACTGAGGTTTCTGGATTAAAAATTGACGTAGTTTCATACCTGGGAGGTGATGCAGTCGTTATTGATTCTAAAATGCTTGGGTTAGCTCCTGGAGCTGCTAAGAGAATAAGAGTCATTAGATGA